The Mycolicibacterium insubricum DNA segment TGGCCGAGTTCCTCACCTGGTCGCGCTGAACTCAACTGACGCAGGATCCCGTCGGGACCCGGGTGCTGTTGCCCACCTTGTCGCGCTGGCGCTGGACCTCGTTGGCGGTCAACACGAAGCCGGTGTCGTCGTCGTCGACGGCGGCGCCGAACACCACGCCCAGCACCTTGCCGTTGCGGTCGATCAGCGGGCCACCGGAGTTACCCTGCCGCACGGTTCCGCGGATGGTGTAGACCTCGCGGTTGAGCTTGGTGGTCTGGTAGATGTCCGGGCCGTTGAGCTCGATGACCTCCCTGATCCGCGCCGGGGTCGCCTGGAACTCGCCGCCGCCCGGGTAGCCCAGGACGATGGCGTCCGAACCCGGCTTGGCCCGCTCGTCGTTGAACTCCAGCGGCGGGGCCGTCAGGTCCGGCACGGCCAGGATCGAGATGTCCTCGTTGGGGTCATAGGAGACGACGGTCGCGTCGTACTTCTGGCCGTTGGACTCCACGGTGACGCTGTCGGAACCGGCCACCACGTGCGCGTTCGACATCACCCGGTTGGGCCCGAACACGAACCCGGTGCCTTCGAGCACCTTCTGGCAGCCCGGTGACACGCCGCGGATCTTGACCACCGACGGCGAGACCACACCCACCACCAGCTCATTGGCCAGCGCCGGGTCCGGCGGGTCCACCTCGGCGATCGGGGTCCGGCCGAAGGGCTCCAGCACGTCGGGCATCCCGGAGGTGTCCCACAGCGCCGACAGCCGCTTGGGCACCCCGCGCAACCACTCCGGGGCCAGCTTGTCGACCTGGGTCAGCACCTTGGACCCGCGCACCGCGGCCGCCAGATTCGGCTGACCCGACGACGTCAGTGGAGTGGCCAGCAACCAGGTCGCGGCCAGCACCAGGACCAGCTGCACGGCCACGCCGACGGTCGAGTCGATGACCCGCAGACCGCGGTTGCGGATCGCCCCGCGCACCGCGCGGCCCAGCACGACACCGGCGATCTCGCCGACCACCACCAGCGCCAACACCAGGAACAGGGTGGCGAACAGTTTCATCCGGGCGCCGTCGATGTGGTTGACCAGGTGCGGTGCCAGCAGCACGCCGGCGACGGCGCCGAGCACCACGCCGACCAGCGACATCACCGATCCCAGCGCTCCGGACCGCCATCCGGAGACCGCGGCGACGAAGCCCACCGCAACGATCGCGATGTCCAACCACTGCGATGACGTCATCGGCTTATGTCCTCTCCACCGACAAGTGCCAGCGCATCGTCGAGTTCCATGACCCGTTTACTGTCCCAGGGGGCCGCCCAGCCGGCGACGTCGAGCAGCGCCGAGATGACCTGGCCGGTGAAGCCCCAGACCAGCATCTGGTTGAGCAGGAACGCCGGGCCCGCGTAGCGGCGGGTATTCGCCGAACGGTAGACCATGATCCTGTTGTCCGGGTTGATGAACGCCCGCAGGGGTACCCGGGACACCAGGGCGGTCTCGGCCGGATCGACCACCTCGACCGGGCCCGGGTCGGCCGAATAGGCCAGCACCGGCACGACGTGGAAGCCCGACGGCGGGATGAACATCTTGTCGAGCGTGGCCAGCGGATTGAGCCGGCCGGGGTCCAGGCCGGTCTCCTCGGTGGCCTCGCGCAGCGCGGTGGCGATCGGGCCGGCGTCACCGGGATCCGACGCCCCGCCCGGGAATGCGGCCTGGCCGGCGTGATGGCGCAGGGTGCCGGCCCGCACGGTGACCAGCAGGTCGGCGTCGGCCGGCGGGGTGCCGTCGGCGCCGCCGTCGGGGGACCCGGAGAACAGGACCAGCACGGCGGCGTCGCGTTTGTCGCCGGTGAGGGCGGCCGCGGCGCTGGCCGCGGTGATCGCGGCGAGCACCGAGCGCGGTACCCGGTTGCGGTAGGCGCCGCGGATCTCGGTGGCGTTCTCCACCAGGGGACGCAGCCAGGCCGGGCTGGCCTCGGGAGTGGGCAGCAACGCGGGGCTGTTCACCACACTCCTTCCACCTGGTTGCACGACGGTTTGCCGGTGCCCGACGGGTTCATCGCAGCGCGGCGGCGACCGCGTCGGCGATCTGCGCGGCCGAGTCGAACTCGCGGGGCAGGACCTGAGCAACGCTACCGTCTGAACGCAGTACGACGGTTGCTGGCATCACGTTGGGAACGCCCAGCGCCCCGGCGATGCGACGGTCGGGATCTTGCAGGGTGGGCAGCGCCACCCCCAGGTCGGCCAGCCGGGCCAGCCCGGTCGCCTCGGCGGGGTCCTGGTGCACGGTCACCACGGTGACCGCGGGCCCGGCGTCGCGCTGGTACTGCGCCAGGGCCGGCAGTTCACGGGCGCACGGTGCGCACCAGTAGGCCCACAGGTTCAGCACCACCGGGGTGCCGACCGCCAGCGCCCGCTCGACGGCGACGGTGCTGCCGTCGTCCGCGCACCCCACGCTGATCCCGTGCAGCGCGGGGATGTCGCCGGTGCCCGCCGGGCAGGGCGGCAGCGCGGCGTGCTCGCGGGCGGCGGCCAGCGCGGCGGGGTCCGGCGCGACGTCGCCGGGGCCCGTCAGGGCGGTCGGCTGCCGCAGCTGCAGGGCCAGCGCGACGACCAGCGCCGCCACCACGGCCAGCCCGGCCAGGGTCCAGCGTCCGGCGACGGTCATCGGGCTACAGTCCGGCCAGCGCGAGCAGGTGTTCGGTCTCCGGGCCGCGGACCAGGGCCGCGGCCGTCGGCGGGTCGGTCGGCCCGATTCCGTACGACGGGCAGTCACGGGCGAGCACGCACACCCCGCAGGCCGGTTTGCGGGCGTGGCAGACCCGGCGGCCGTGGAAGATGACCCGGTGGCTGAGCAGAGTCCACTCCTTGCGTTCGATGAGTTCCCCGACGGCCTTCTCGACCTTGACCGGGTCCTCCTCGGCGGTCCACTGCCAGCGCCGGACCAGCCGGCCGAAATGGGTGTCGACGGTGATGCCCGGGATCCCGAAGGCGTTGCCCAGCACCACGTTCGCGGTCTTGCGGCCAATGCCGGGCAGGGTGACCAGCTCGTCGAGGGTCCGCGGCAC contains these protein-coding regions:
- the nth gene encoding endonuclease III; amino-acid sequence: MSRGKPETHLGLVRRARRMNRTLAVAFPHVYCELDFTNPLELTVATILSAQSTDKRVNLTTPALFTRYRTAADYAGANRTELEELIRPTGFYRNKATSLIGLGRELTERFDGEVPRTLDELVTLPGIGRKTANVVLGNAFGIPGITVDTHFGRLVRRWQWTAEEDPVKVEKAVGELIERKEWTLLSHRVIFHGRRVCHARKPACGVCVLARDCPSYGIGPTDPPTAAALVRGPETEHLLALAGL
- a CDS encoding TlpA disulfide reductase family protein yields the protein MTVAGRWTLAGLAVVAALVVALALQLRQPTALTGPGDVAPDPAALAAAREHAALPPCPAGTGDIPALHGISVGCADDGSTVAVERALAVGTPVVLNLWAYWCAPCARELPALAQYQRDAGPAVTVVTVHQDPAEATGLARLADLGVALPTLQDPDRRIAGALGVPNVMPATVVLRSDGSVAQVLPREFDSAAQIADAVAAALR
- a CDS encoding NUDIX hydrolase — translated: MNSPALLPTPEASPAWLRPLVENATEIRGAYRNRVPRSVLAAITAASAAAALTGDKRDAAVLVLFSGSPDGGADGTPPADADLLVTVRAGTLRHHAGQAAFPGGASDPGDAGPIATALREATEETGLDPGRLNPLATLDKMFIPPSGFHVVPVLAYSADPGPVEVVDPAETALVSRVPLRAFINPDNRIMVYRSANTRRYAGPAFLLNQMLVWGFTGQVISALLDVAGWAAPWDSKRVMELDDALALVGGEDISR
- the marP gene encoding acid resistance serine protease MarP; translated protein: MTSSQWLDIAIVAVGFVAAVSGWRSGALGSVMSLVGVVLGAVAGVLLAPHLVNHIDGARMKLFATLFLVLALVVVGEIAGVVLGRAVRGAIRNRGLRVIDSTVGVAVQLVLVLAATWLLATPLTSSGQPNLAAAVRGSKVLTQVDKLAPEWLRGVPKRLSALWDTSGMPDVLEPFGRTPIAEVDPPDPALANELVVGVVSPSVVKIRGVSPGCQKVLEGTGFVFGPNRVMSNAHVVAGSDSVTVESNGQKYDATVVSYDPNEDISILAVPDLTAPPLEFNDERAKPGSDAIVLGYPGGGEFQATPARIREVIELNGPDIYQTTKLNREVYTIRGTVRQGNSGGPLIDRNGKVLGVVFGAAVDDDDTGFVLTANEVQRQRDKVGNSTRVPTGSCVS